One Lucilia cuprina isolate Lc7/37 chromosome 4, ASM2204524v1, whole genome shotgun sequence DNA segment encodes these proteins:
- the LOC111675786 gene encoding probable low-specificity L-threonine aldolase 2, which translates to MSPSPSSTSSYYTVDIRSDTVSLPTIEMRQAMFEAKVGDDVYGEDPTVLELEKKCASLFEKEAALLVPSGTMANLLAIMVHCHRRGTEAIVGDLSHTFLYEQAGAAQIAGVQLATIKNKTDGTFCLREMQHKMRLYDDNHEPVTALVIVENTHNMCGGKVLPLEWLNELAGICKNPAKTNGKNIALHMDGARVFNAAAYLNVPVARITKDFDSVCFCLSKGLSAPVGSVLVGTKAFIREARHLRKVLGGGMRQCGILAAAGLVALETIVPRLNGDHERTKRIAKALHNLRSPNFSVDLVNVHSNILLIHMVNPKITASDFAKRLGEVTSQELQDGLTTTTDDGSLGIVLKVSARDWAYARIVLYHQITDKDVDYVIKKFEYVVKEFDGLL; encoded by the exons ATGTCACCGTCACCATCATCAACGTCTTCTTATTATACCGTTGACATACGTTCCGATACGGTAAGTTTACCCACTATTGAAATGCGTCAAGCTATGTTCGAGGCAAAAGTTGGCGATGATGTTTATGGCGAAGATCCAACAGTTTTGGAATTGGAAAAAAAGTGTGCCTCGTTATTTGAAAAGGAAGCTGCTCTGTTAGTACCTAGTGGGACAATGGCAAATTTATTAGCAA TAATGGTTCACTGTCATAGACGCGGTACCGAGGCTATTGTTGGTGACCTATCCCATACATTCCTCTATGAACAGG CTGGTGCAGCACAAATTGCCGGTGTACAATTagcaacaattaaaaataaaacagacgGCACATTTTGTCTCCGCGAAATGCAACATAAAATGAGACTTTACGATGACAACCATGAACCCGTTACGGCGCTGGTTATTGTCGAAAATACACACAACATGTGCGGTGGCAAAGTGTTACCCCTCGAATGGTTGAATGAACTGGCTGGCATTTGTAAAAATCCCGCAAAGACAAATGGCAAAAATATTGCCCTCCACATGGATGGTGCTCGGGTATTTAATGCTGCGGCATATTTAAATGTGCCTGTGGCACGTATAACAAAGGATTTCGATTCGGTGTGCTTTTGCTTGAGTAAAGGTCTATCGGCACCAGTCGGTTCAGTATTGGTGGgaacaaaagcttttattagaga agCTCGTCATTTACGTAAAGTTTTAGGTGGTGGTATGCGTCAATGTGGTATTTTAGCTGCTGCCGGCTTAGTGGCACTTGAGACAATAGTACCTCGCTTAAATGGGGATCATGAAAGAACAAAACGTATCGCAAAAG CTTTACATAATCTACGCAGTCCCAACTTTAGTGTTGACCTAGTAAATGTTCACTCTAATATACTGTTGATTCATATGGTTAATCCAAAAATAACTGCCAGTGACTTTGCTAAACGTTTGGGTGAAGTAACATCTCAAGAACTTCAAGATGGTTTAACGACAACAACAGACGATGGCAGTCTGGGTATTGTATTGAAGGTCAGTGCCCGTGACTGGGCATATGCACGCATTGTATTGTATCATCAGATAACGGATAAGGATGTTGACTATGTGATTAAAAAGTTTGAGTATGTCGTTAAAGAATTTGATGGTTTGTTATaa